ATGATTTTTCGCTACGACCAGACGAGTGACATGTTATACATCGAACTGGCGTCCGCAGTCAGTACCGAGTCGGAAGAAGTGACTCCCGGTATTGTCCTTGATTTCGATGAAAAGAATAAGGTTGTCGGGATTGAGATTGAAGACGCAGGGACATTCATTGATCTGTCGCGTCTGGAAGTGTCCGCCCTGCCGCTTGCCAATCTGATCTTGAACACAGACGTTTCTCTTCAACCGTGAATCAGCCAATGACAGTTTTCGGAGGGCATGACCTTACCCTCTATCTCCGAAAATCGCGCCGATACACCACATAGTTGG
This window of the Desulfurellaceae bacterium genome carries:
- a CDS encoding DUF2283 domain-containing protein → MIFRYDQTSDMLYIELASAVSTESEEVTPGIVLDFDEKNKVVGIEIEDAGTFIDLSRLEVSALPLANLILNTDVSLQP